One window of Candidatus Saccharimonadales bacterium genomic DNA carries:
- a CDS encoding DUF4396 domain-containing protein — translation MKISETTKHAIKHTVHCLIGCGIGEILGMLIASLLGWHRIGRLSLAIVLAFAFGYSLTYRGVRKQTKTAKEAIRITVATDTVSITTMELVDNTIELIIPNALLVTATQPRFWWGLALSLLIAFIITVPVNRYMISKHALAHAAMK, via the coding sequence ATGAAAATCAGTGAGACAACCAAACATGCCATCAAGCATACTGTTCACTGTTTGATCGGCTGCGGTATTGGTGAGATTCTCGGGATGCTAATCGCCTCTCTCCTTGGGTGGCACAGAATTGGGAGATTGTCTCTGGCTATCGTCCTTGCTTTTGCTTTTGGCTATTCACTGACATATAGAGGAGTACGAAAACAGACCAAGACAGCCAAGGAGGCGATAAGGATAACGGTGGCGACGGACACGGTCTCGATTACCACCATGGAGCTTGTTGATAACACAATCGAGCTAATTATCCCCAACGCCCTCTTGGTAACAGCTACCCAGCCAAGATTCTGGTGGGGTCTGGCTCTGTCACTGCTAATCGCTTTTATTATCACGGTGCCAGTTAACAGGTACATGATCAGCAAACATGCGCTCGCGCATGCAGCCATGAAGTAG